The Vicia villosa cultivar HV-30 ecotype Madison, WI unplaced genomic scaffold, Vvil1.0 ctg.000041F_1_1_1, whole genome shotgun sequence nucleotide sequence ATTGACACAAAATGTAACACATCATAAAAGAATATTGACACCAAGGTTCagagaaaaaaaatatgttgATGCCATAAAAGGTATCTGATTTTGTATTGTTgtcaatttaaaataatatttttttattaataaaataaacacttAATTCAGATGTATTTTCATATGGTGTAATTATCCGATGTTAAAATTTAGGGGTTCAAATATCATTCCTTCAAAAATTAATatcactaaataaaattaatattactgAATAAAATTAATATCCCACAATGTCAAATTGACAATCTTCCATTATGTTATAAACATatatactaaattaaaataattataaattaagtaAGGATAGATTAATATAAGGGTTTAATGAATATAAGGGtttaaataaaatagttttacattgtCATCTAATAAAAAACTATTAATCTGACATgtcattgaaatttttttaaaataaaagagtgatttaattggatacatggatGTGATTGATTGACAATATAAaatcagtgcatcacccattttctcttaaTATAATATACcacactaataaaaataataaaatatattaaaatatatgtatacaatttaatttgattttaaaaaaatcaattcaaaatttGATATGATCCAAACTGTTTTCACAAAAGGTCATCTAAACCTATCcaatattatttgattttgtacCGTTTTTGAAAGTACCTCTAATATCTTCTAAACTTTTTAGTTTAGAAATATTTCAAGATGAAAATTTTGTGATATATACCATTTCAGAGTAGTGTTATCAATATTTCCTGTAATTTTGTTGTGGTCAGCattgaatattattttaatatagcgTTTGGACTCAATCTCAACTGACAGGATGATGTAGCCTTTCTAATTGTGGAAAGAGGATGTATTGATTTCAACTTCTCTGTCTGACAAAacagataagaaaactttgatcAACCCATTCTGCTATtgaaattcaatataaaatcagCATAAAACTTCACGAGTAGGAATAAAGTACTTTGCAAATTAGAGTGGCTCAGCAATTTCTAACTTAAATTCTTCATTTACTTATGTCTGTGTTCATTTACATTACATTGTACAACAGAATAAAAAAAATCTATCTAGGAAGTATCTAATTAGTTTAAGAAACTCCTGATTTGTTGAGAAGTTTCATCATGAAGTTGAACTTAACATCTGGTGAGGTCTTTGGTTGAGGCCAGTTAGCTCCTTCTGGAACCTTTATAGATTTGAAACTTTGCCCTTCGTATAACTTTGTCGCCGCAGGATTTCGTAAATCACAGTGTAATGCAATGGCCCGACATCCCCAACTTCTCGCTTGGGATTCTGCCTTTGCCACCAATTGTTTTGCGATTCCTTTCTGTCTAAATTTTTCTCGCACCGCCACATTTGAGATGTATGCAACTCCAGTCCTacaatatatttatacatttaaaAGTTACAAAATCAATTCACATCACCTATGAACCAAAATAAAGCACCGACACTGGAAATACGACCTAGACACAGACACACATTTTTTCAGAAGTATCGGAACTACAACGTTTCAAAAGTTGACTACAACATATAGGCCAGATTCATCATTCATGCCATAAATCCTCACTCACTAACCCAAGTTTCAGAAACAAGTTTTAACTCACCTTCTCTGTCGCAACGGTCCCTTTCTAGGCAGAAAGTCGGCAACGGTATCTACTGTCAATATGCCAGCTACATATCCCTTGTTGAGGCTTAACTTTCCATCAAAACCCGCAATTTTGAAATCTTCACTTCCAAATAAGAAAGTTTGATCAAGTGAATTGCCAACAACAGCAACCAAACAGGTTCTTTTGCAACCATTTGGTAAAGAGAATCCTGCTAACATAGCCACCAATCTATCCATCCTCAAAACAAAATCTAATGGAAATGAATATTCAGGAAAGAAAGAGCTGCAGTGAGTCTCTGCCACTTCCCAACAGTCCTCTAATCTCGCCTCTCTGACGGTAATTTCGGGAGACATAGTTGGAAACAAATCAACAACTTGACTGGCTCTGCATAATCCTACATCCAAACACCATAACTTTAAGTTTCTACCGAGCTTAACATCGCAAATTAAGAAATTTTTCAGCACCCAATATATCCATTTCCTCTTTAACTCAAAGTCCAACTTATTAAATATATAGGCTTtctttggataaacaacttaattaagcaCTTATAGCATAAGCATTAATCATATAAGTGATTATgtataagctatttctataacaaaagataaaatcaCACTGTTAAGAGTCCTATATCAGAGTCACATATCAGACAATATATGGCCATAACATGTGCTTACAAATGAGACAATTCTCACcttacaagtcggttttgtaaAGTTGAGTTAGGCTCAATCACAAATCTTAACATAATATCAAAAGTCTCGTTTAAGATCCTCTGAGCCACCTACTATCGGTTTTCTACTATCAACTTATGgacatgtcataagttgtttgCACGAGCTCTCTCAAAAAGTCTCAAAAGTACTTATGTCATAATATAATctcaaataagtcaattcaaATGCCTTAATTGCTTTAATTGCAGTATAAAATAGTGTTTTCAATATTTCATTTTTCAATCAAACCTACCTCCCTTGAACAACAACACTAATCGAAAATCTTCCAGTTTAATTCATTTTCCCCATATTTCACAGAAGACAAGTTGATCCAATGCTTTCAAATTTCAGACATCATCATCAGCTTTCAAATTTCAACCATTATTCCACTTCATTCAATAACACAATTAAAGAATTTA carries:
- the LOC131622711 gene encoding GCN5-related N-acetyltransferase 4, chloroplastic-like, which codes for MGSIPLGTSVSPTPIYTSKISSFNINFKKSTPFQSWVSPSSHELPILSPSQSGLCRASQVVDLFPTMSPEITVREARLEDCWEVAETHCSSFFPEYSFPLDFVLRMDRLVAMLAGFSLPNGCKRTCLVAVVGNSLDQTFLFGSEDFKIAGFDGKLSLNKGYVAGILTVDTVADFLPRKGPLRQRRTGVAYISNVAVREKFRQKGIAKQLVAKAESQARSWGCRAIALHCDLRNPAATKLYEGQSFKSIKVPEGANWPQPKTSPDVKFNFMMKLLNKSGVS